In Drechmeria coniospora strain ARSEF 6962 chromosome 03, whole genome shotgun sequence, the DNA window GTCCTTTGGCTCGCCGTCATGCCGCCTACTTCGCCGTCGggttcgccgtcgccgaccctTTCACGACGCCCGCGACCTGGCCCGTGTAGccggtggcgacggaggggtccgtcgtcggcaggtTCATCGCCAGCTTGTCGCCGGGcccggcgacgggcgacgaagCGGCGGGCGATCCGGTGTTGGGCGAGCTGGGCTCGGCCGGGCCCGCGGCGCCGCAGATGCCCAGGATGACCTGGAACCACTTCTGGGCGTCGGATGCGGTGTGAGCCTTGAAGGCGAGCTCAGTGCTGCCCGTCAGCTTGCTGCTCAGCGTCTTGCTCTTgtccttgcccttgacgTTGAACTTCTCGCCGCTCGGCgtgccgatgacggcgtcgggtAGGTAGATGGACAGCTCCGGCTTCGGGTCCTGGCGCGTGTCGTCCGAGTCCTTAAACTCGTGCAGGAACTTGGAGGGCGTCACGACGTAGTAGCCGGTCGAGTAGCCCCACGAGAGCTTGTTGCGCGACTTGCGCTCGAGCGAGCCCTCGATcagcggcttcgtcgacgcgTGCGACATGTTGGGGAACTGAATCGCCTCGACCGAGCGGGCCGTGTCGTTGGGGTTGGCGAGCCGGTCGCCGTACCGGCTCTTGAAGTTGGTCCACTCAAAGGACCGGGGCACCGCCTGCACGGTGCCGAGCATGTCGCCGAAGAGCGCGCGTGCCTTTTCgccctggccgccggcgagctgggcAAAGGCCTCCATGGCCTGCTGCAGCACGTCGATGACGTGCGCCTCGAACGACTCGAAGTTGTTCTGGACCGCGATCAGGTCGTTCTTGTGGTTGTTCTCGGCGATCACCTGGTTGCCGAGCCGGtggacgacgccgcggtGGACGACGTAggggtcgtcggcgcccgtgagccggccgccggccgagtcgTACGAGGCCGTCTGCTGACCGAGCAGCTCGATCTGCTTCTGCGTCGTGTTGCGCAGCTTCTCCACCTCCTTGGCGCTGCTCTGGGCCCCGCTCGAgagctccttggccttgtgCTTGATCTCTTTGTGCAGCCGCTCGAGGATGGGCAGGACCGAGCCTTTGATGTTCTTCTCCGTCTCGAGGTTGGTGTTGATGATGGCCTGCGTGTTGGAGCGCATGTTTTCGAAGaagccggcgatgccgccgaggctctGGTCAAAGTGCTGACCCTCGCGAAGTGGGTTCGAGATGGTCTGTCATCCGGGTTCGGCATGCCGTCGTTAGCCTCTCGCCTTgcccggcctcgacctcgtctgGCGGCCGCAGGCAGCACATACCTTGAGCGCCTTTTCGTACTCCTTGGCCTGACGACCGTGGATCTTCTCCACGGCGGTCACGTATTCCTCGAGGTATCCCACCGCATGCTTCCACGCCTGAAGGCGctcggcgagcaggccggccgTCTGTCCGCGGTACCACGTCAGCGCCGTGTCGCATGCACCCGACACCAGAGCACCACGTCCGGTCCGGAAGCGCCCATGAGCCATCGCGCGTCAGCCATCACGTACCGTCGACGGGTCAAACTCGGGCACGGCATCCTCGGTATGGCCGCTGAGCCCGGTGGCGGCGCGCGAAGGCAACGCCGTCGAGTGTGCCGACATTGTGAAacgttgctgttgccgagAAGGTCCTCTCGTGGGATCGATAGGCGCAGTCTCTGCTtcgtggtggaggaggaaaTGATGAAGATGTCGTATCCTATCCCTCCCTGTCTGCGGCGCCGTGCGTGCGTGGTCAGCGGATCGGACGGCTCGGACGGGTATAGAAATGCACACGATGGGCCAGACTGGTGGCGACTGGGTCAAGAAGCTCTCGACACACCAGTAGCTTGCTTGCCCGGATGGGGCAAGGGTTTTAGGGGGGAGGGGCTAGGCGGGGATGAGGGGGATGAAGAATGGGCCGAGAATCGAGGCCTGGccccagcagcagcgacaGTCCCGAAGCGTCGGGGTTGACAAACGTCGGGAGACTCGGCGAGGCGGGGAGCTTATGAGGGCATGCGACGGACCCGTGGCAATTCTGATCATAGTGGCCAGCACAATGGAAAGCAAAATGGAAGGGTGGACGGGCATACTGAGCGAGTCCACGGTGAggtgtattactccgtaagtaattAGCCTTTCAAACTTTGTCGTGCGGACGTGAAGCCGCATTCAAATCATCCAGTGAGCCCAAGAAATGCTGGTGCAACAGGGGAGACGAGAGGAAGAGTTGCTTATTCGGGCTGTCTGCCATTCGAGTAATCCGCACGGCGGTGCAActatcgtcgtcgagagtCGTGATTTTTCAACTAGGTGTACCTTCTTCCTCACCACCAGCCGGACCTTCCTCAGCTGCCATGGCCCCTGGCTCTGACGTCAATGGATGGAACCCCTCGCCCCTTCCGAGTCAACCAACCCCTCGCTCGCGCCTGCCGTGGGCCGTGGACGAATTGCCACAACCCGGccaggtactgtacgagtactggACGGCTTTAAGCGCGCTAACGGATCGCGTTATGTGTCACCTGGAATGGCCCTAGAAGCACTATCAGATGTGATGATGCGTGCCGAGACAGCAAGTCACGGCCAACCCATGGTTCGAGAAGGTTTTCTTCAACACCAGCAAGGCTGTGCACCACGACGCCCCGCCAGCGGCATGTGGTCGCCCACAGCAGACCTTGGCGGCCAAACTAATTTATTCAGCTCTGCATGGAGTCGGCGGGCAGCAGCACACCTATCGCATTTCAATCCCGGATAACGATTGCCTTTTGCGCAAAATTGCCATCTTCTAGAATTGCCACATCCGACGCGCCGTGGGGTATCGTACAGGAAATCAATCAAACAGGTGTTCGTGTCGTGTCCACATCGTCTCCGCCGCTGTTCCTCTCCGTCCCGCCAGCTGGTGGAGCGGAAACGACCGAGCGATGGAACAAAATGTGGTCTAGTCATCATCCGTCCCTTTCTTTCGGGTCCGTCCCTTTGCATCGGTCTAGACGATACAACAAAAATGGAATGAAGGAAGGAAAGGAACGGAAAGGAAGAAAGGGAGAAAGGAAAAAAGGAAGAAAGGAAGAAAAGAACAAGAGAAATATAAAATGGTgacgctcgccatggccaaaGTTTGTGCACAATCGTAAAAGAAAAAAACGCGGATGATgcggcgctcgacggcgtctggTTCGACGCcagcggcctcgtcgtggcaGGCATCATGCTAAAAGCgcggctcgtcgtccggaCGTAGGCTATGTCGCAGAGGCGAGCCGGAGTGCGCCCGGGTCATGGTCAAGTTGACGGCCCGCACCAGACTCCTGCTGCGCCGCTCGCCCGTGGCATCCTCCGATATGGAAGCCAGCGGTTCCGCCGTGCCATCGCTCGCGGGCGGCGTTCGAGGCGCGCTCAGGGCCGCCTCGTAGTTTGGGGCCGGATCCCTCGCCATCAGCGACCGAGACCGGATGGGGGTTCGGACGGCTGTGCCGTAACTCGGCACCCGGCTGAGCTCGGCCAgggccgtcaccgtcgccgcctggtCGATGTGCTCGACCGAGTTCCGGCCCGAATTGTCGTGGTCGCTGTTGCTCCTCGTCAGGCTCACCAGGTGGGTGTCGGACCGCGACGCCTGCCCCTGGATgccgggcgagggcgacacGCGGCCGGACAGGGATTGGATCGACGTGTAGGAGCCGGTGCGTCGCGGACCATCGAGCGacacgtcggcgagccgcgaggagagggcggcgggcgcgacGGGTGCGCCGcgagccatggccgccagGTTGTCGGCCGAGCCGGGCCGCGAATGGGAGTAGAGGGGGCTGCTGACGCCCGAGTGAAGGGCGGGCGTCTGGAAGCCGACGGTTTCGACGTCCTCGTACAGCTGGTCGAGGACGTGCTCGCCGTAGCCGGGCGGGGCGATGGcgccggtgcctcggtcgatGGGGGCCGATCCGGGCGCCTGGCTGACGAGGTTGCCGTTCTCGTCGAAGGGAACGTTGGGCGAGATGAAGATGGACACGGGCAGGGTCGCGCGCAGCTAGAACGAGGTCGCGTCAGCATGCGACGCACGCGTGCGCACGCGTCCGGGGCCGGCTCACCTCGGAGATGTGGCCGTCGGGgttgacgaggccgacggtcACCTTGAGCTTGTGGCGCACCTTGATGCCGTGGTGGTTGAGGTCCTGGATGCACTGCCGGAGCCTCTTGGGCAGCTGGAGCGCCTTGGCCAGGACCCAGCCCTCCTGGCCGGTGCCGTCAATCATGTCCTGCCAATGGTGCTCGCGATTGACGGCCACCTGCCAGGTGGAGACCTTGCGGTGCGTCCGGTGCTCGCGCATGCCGAGGCCGGTCGAGCCGCGGATCCACGTGTCCCGCGTCTCGTGCAGCGTCACCTCGatgtcgccgagctcgattCCCTTGAGCAGGGGCGTGAAGCGCATCTCGAGGTGGATGGtgccgccgaagacgacggccttTTGGGGGATGGCGATGGAGTACTCCACCTTGTTCGGCCAGATGTTCTCGACGCTCATGGCGTGCAGGAActcgagggcgccgggcTCGAGGGTGCGGATGATTCGCAGGTGCTTGTAGGCGTGGAGGTCGTAGGCGAGCTTTCCGCGTCCGACGGTGGCCTTGAGGCGGTAGGTGATGGAGGCCTCGGGCATGCCCTCGACGCTCTCGGGCGTGTCGCCGGGCAGCAGATGCTCAAAGGGGTACTCGTAGTTgcccgacggcagcgtcatGCTCTTACCGTGGGTGCCGACAAAGGGCGCCCAGCGATGCTCGAGCAAGTTTGTCGTCCGTTCGATCCGTtgcgaggcgaggacgggcgTCGCCGATCGGGAGTCGGTCCACCTTGTCGACGTCAGCAGGCACGTCCACGCAGGTGGGGATGGGGAGGCGAGTCGAGGCCACCTCGCGCCGCCGGTCGGGAAAGCAGGCCAGGACGTACGTGAGCCGCAGGGTGCCCGTCAAGCGCAGCCGGACGTCCTCCATgcgcatggccgacgacaggcacagcacgacgacgcccttgaGCAGGCGGCCGGAGGACTCGAGCTCGTTGCCGTGGAAGACGATGAAGTCCTGGTCCAAGCTGCGGCGTCGGGTCAGAGCGAGTGGCTCGCGGCGGgctggggggagggggggggggggggcaggagGAGCGATGGCTGGACGGACCGAATGTCGAAGAGACTGCAGCTGCTGCGTCCCGAGACGGAGGCGAACGGGTTGAACGACGGCATGACTCGGGCGGGCGCGGCGGGGATGGGGATTATGAAGTTTGGTGCAACGACGTAGAATCGGCGGGTGCGGCTGCCATGGGTGCAAGTCGACTTCGATGAGGAGAGGTGAGGTTGAAGATGAAGTCGTCGGAGCAAAGGAGCGGCAGGAGTGGCTTTGGCCGAGACGGTAGTGGGCCGGTTGATTACGTCCCGCGATAAGATGCCTTCCACAGCCATCTTTCCGTTGCtcacgcaagtactgttacagtactgtacttgctcgtcgtCTCTCCGTTTCCCGTCTAGCGACCAcccaaggtacctagtagttttGGAACCGTCCAGCGAAggtgggggggaggggagggggaccCTGGCCGCTGCAGATCGGGCGCTATCCGTAGGCACAAGTATGCGGGTTACGATGAACCACTTGGTACCCAGTGGTTGGTACTGGTACGAAGGTACCTACTATCTGGTATGACTTGGACGGCAGCGGCTAGCGCTTGTGCAGTCGCAATGACGGTACAGGAATTACACTGCGTGCTCCGCACCGGTACTTTCGAAACTGCAGTGCCAGTAATActctgttctccgtactgcaatGCTTGCGCTGTAAGTGTGCCGCAGGACTCACCATGTCCAGTTGGCAGTGGAATCGACCTGCTGGCTGGTGATGGAAATGGCAGCGCACTTTGCCGTGGTGCGTCCGTACGGTTACGGGTACTGAGCGGCGgggcgtactgtacgagcacTGCACCCTGCAGATGAATGATGGCTACCGGTATTCAAAGTACCACAAAGCGGCGGTCGTTTTTTCAAAGAAGAACAAGGACGATGTGCGTCGACTCGGTGGTCACCCAGACTTGGGGGTTGGCAGGCGTCGGGCAATTTATAGATTGGCACTCCGTAGTAGGGTAGCCATGACGAAGGGCGCTTTCACAAGCTAGACGAGACCAATCCACCCGTTCAACGGCCGGACGTAGCggtgtacacgtacgtctcctggatgatggatgaatggGTTTGCGCGGCGAACGGATTTCGGAACGCGGCGTGAAAGGAACGGCGATGATACGTGCCGTATCCGCTCCTAAGCCACTTCATGATGGGTACCAACAGGTGTGCTGCAGGTACAATTGGTACCTGGCTTGTGAAGATGCCTGCAAGATGTGAAGGCACGTGTGCGTGTGAACATGCACATGTCGTCTCTGGGCCTCCGCGCAATACGGTACgaaagtacagtaggtgttCTGTACACGTTGGGCCCgggatactccgtactgggtaAGTACTGAACTCGTATTCCTGCAAATGCCTGCTGGTAATAATTAGGTACTAGACCCATCTGCTCTAtctacctagtacagtacagtactacttaAATTTGTTGTACgtactaataatactccgtaatacctactaggtaaATGCCTACCCAGTTGTACACagctactgtacatgtacacctgctcTGTACCGAACTGCACACTTGTtccaagtacaagcaagtacctaggtaggcaCCTATAGCACCAGTTTCAAGCGCGCCTAGAGCTTGTTCGAATGTACTGTAGCACAACTGCTGGAAGATAGTGACGCCCAAGTGTCGACAGACCATAGTACttcggtacctagtaccttgaTCTACGGGGGAGTTTGGCCGCCCTCGTGCCTTGCGCTCACGGCGCCAACTGCAGCGTACTTGGtatacttgcacatgcagcAGGCCGTCGTAGACTCGGGTCCCTCGGATTCTCTTTCATCTCCGGAGCAGGTCGCGCATCAATcaagccggcgccgaacgcctccttctccgtcGGCCGTGACGGTGGCGTATTCTTTCAAGCGATAACGGAGAGGCATGCACACGTTTGCGCTGGCGTCGGAGTTGAggtggcgccgacgccgtctgtGAGAGCACATGACAGGCAGCGACTGGTCGTTGCGCTGGTTGGTGGCAGGCGTACGGACAACATGGACGAATCACACTATTACCATACTGAGGTTGGCTACCAGGTAGTAGCAATACCGAGTACTTGGTCGTCGCAATGGTGCTGCACGAAGCACCAAGTACTTTCGCACCTACCAAGCGTGCAGGAGGTACTtggtgtgctccgtgctccatACCTGTACGCAGGTTAGGGACAAGTGCCCCGTACAGCGGCTGAGGGTACTTTAAGTACATGGGATGCATGTCCTTGGGCTGCAAGAAATGGGAACATGGAGATTGATCAATCCCTGCTGGCACCGTGAAGTCAGCCATTGTTCCCCGTCCTCCCATCACTGACGAGAACGGGTGGTGAAACGGCCGTCTAATGCGGCTTGCCTCATCGCATGTCCTTCATCATCTGTCCTGCTCTCATTGCGCATCGTATGCCATCCCATTCTCTATGATGCCTTTTCATTCCGAAAACGGACCAGCGCAATGCTGGAAGctgacaagtacatgtactgtacgccgtacacTCGCTTATCTGGGGAGCCGCGTGCTCCATCGGCTGGTGCCTGGTAGCACTGGTGTTCACCGGGCCTCGAagtgctgtgcttgtactctgtacttgcacatgtaatCGTAGGCCTGGCGGTTCCCTGCGCATCGGTCTTGGCAGTGATCATACTGCActtataagtacttgccatcaggtacttagtactactaaggtagCAGCATACAAGTGCTGTATATGTACCTCCGTCCCGGTCTTTtgcacacgtacggagtactgtactctgtattttTATGGAAGCGTTCGCTCTAGGCACTGATGCCCGTAATTTGGCCGGTGCCAATAGGATACCAGGagttagtactccgtactgtgcaaggCGCTGTAAGTACCTGCCAAGTACCAAGCACTGTCCGTACAGAATGTAGGAATACAGCAAGAAACACGTACGGATTATGGAGTACGcccaagtattattactcactgcttagtacctaagtacctaagtacctagtacagtacttacaagaaCAAGTaccaactacggagtacgagtaggCAGGCGTACTTcgctgtacagtaattattactcagtacatactgtaagtgcatactgtacagtgtacagtacagtataggtaggtgtacgctatgctcgtacttgtacaccttgCAACCAACTTCATGCCAAACTCAACCTCTCAGTCTCAAGAGATAAGGATGGAGAATGTGCACCCATTTTTTCTCACGCCATCCGTCCCGACTCTCCGATCTCTCCGATGCTCACGCAAGATGCGGCCGCTGTGGCATGTGCAACCTGCAGGACGAGTCCTCGCCCTTCTGCAGACGTCGTCTCGCACGTCCCCGTTCGCACAAGCGTACCCACGAACGCATGCTCCGTGGCGAGCCCTCTCCATTGCCATGTGCGTTCATGCCTTGCATTCGTATCTTTTTTAACCTTGGGCGCATCGATAGCGCAGCGTCCACTTGCCTGGCGTATCTGGCATACCGTGTACCGACGTCGTCCGGCCCATCGACCGTCGCATCGTAGGTCGAAGAGAAGCATCGAGGAATGAAAGAGAGCTGAAATTCCCTCGCCGCTTCTCCGCCTTGCCTCCTCGGGACAAGGTTTCATCAACCCAGCAGGCCTGTCGTGCGAGGAGAGCTTGTTTCCCCGACCGTtcgagcacatgcatgcactcgaCGAGCGCAACCAACCACAGGAGGGAATCGAGCCATTCTCAGGCCGCACCGACCGTTGCCGCGCTGTCAACCCCGTTACATCGCGCCCTCGACTCACGTGTCAAACAGCCGAGAGCATCTGCCGCATCTCGCCTTGCTTGGTTGCCTTGCCTCATCCGATGCCAGTTGTCATGTCCATCGTCCATCTCTCGTCGTGTTGTGGGACAGCCGACCATGCAGCCAacggctcggccgacgaatCGTTTGCGCGGGACACGTTTCCGCCAGAACGTGCATGGGCagtgcgtcgtcgacacggACCGATCGAGGCGGATCATCAGCCCACGGTAGCCAACCATTTGTTCGACCTCGCATCTTCATCCCGTAGACCTGGGCCGTGCATGGCATCGTGCACATGCGACGAAATTCGGGGCACAGACGCCTCGGTCGCACGCACGATGCTGGCCGGCAGGTGTATGGCCTCGCAGGCTGGCACCGTAGTGGACCCAGCCATGTGCTTGCCATGACGAGCAAATGGCAACCGCGTGCACGCATTTGCAGAATAGTCAATGGCTTTCGGACCGAATTGTGACGTACATGGGGCCGCGCGATGCATTTTTCAAAGGCAAGCTTATCGTACAGCATTTTTCGAACGCACGCGCACGCTTATCGTACAACAAGCGTCCCCCTCCCGATGCAGCGATGTCGCCTGAGATACGGCAACAGCCCGGACCACGCCCGCCTGGAACCTGCTTCCTGATCAAGGCCTGTCCAGTTGCCGCTGGCTTCCCTGCGCCGCGACCTTCGCATTGGTCTCTACCTCGTAGCCTGGACCTCGTTCCATCGATCGGCGTCGCTGCACGTCAAACATGATCGTCCGGCCGTCTCGATCCC includes these proteins:
- a CDS encoding PH domain protein, encoding MSAHSTALPSRAATGLSGHTEDAVPEFDPSTTAGLLAERLQAWKHAVGYLEEYVTAVEKIHGRQAKEYEKALKTISNPLREGQHFDQSLGGIAGFFENMRSNTQAIINTNLETEKNIKGSVLPILERLHKEIKHKAKELSSGAQSSAKEVEKLRNTTQKQIELLGQQTASYDSAGGRLTGADDPYVVHRGVVHRLGNQVIAENNHKNDLIAVQNNFESFEAHVIDVLQQAMEAFAQLAGGQGEKARALFGDMLGTVQAVPRSFEWTNFKSRYGDRLANPNDTARSVEAIQFPNMSHASTKPLIEGSLERKSRNKLSWGYSTGYYVVTPSKFLHEFKDSDDTRQDPKPELSIYLPDAVIGTPSGEKFNVKGKDKSKTLSSKLTGSTELAFKAHTASDAQKWFQVILGICGAAGPAEPSSPNTGSPAASSPVAGPGDKLAMNLPTTDPSVATGYTGQVAGVVKGSATANPTAK